A part of Amphiprion ocellaris isolate individual 3 ecotype Okinawa chromosome 16, ASM2253959v1, whole genome shotgun sequence genomic DNA contains:
- the ciao2b gene encoding cytosolic iron-sulfur assembly component 2B, which yields MSGGARLENANPVIFQRSGERLLTASEEDEDVHDPIDDREIFDLIRSINDPEHPLSLEELNVVEQIRVKVDDAGNTVGVEFTPTIPHCSMATLIGLSIKVKLLRSLPDRFKIDVHITPGTHASEEAVNKQLADKERVAAALENSSLLEVVNQCLSTRTI from the exons ATGTCCGGAGGGGCCCGTTTGGAGAACGCCAACCCGGTGATCTTCCAGCGGTCTGGGGAGAGGCTGCTCACCGCCTCGGAGGAGGACGAAGATGTTCACGATCCCATCGACGACAGAGAAATATTCG ATCTGATCAGATCCATCAATGACCCGGAGCATCCCCTGTCTCTGGAGGAGCTCAACGTCGTGGAACAAATACGAGTCAAG GTCGATGATGCAGGAAACACTGTAGGTGTTGAGTTCACTCCCACCATCCCTCACTGCAGCATGGCCACGCTCATCGGTCTGTCAATCAAAGTCAAGCTGCTGCGCTCACTGCCGGACCGATTCAAA ATCGATGTTCATATCACTCCTGGAACTCACGCCTCAGAGGAAGCAG tGAATAAACAGCTGGCAGACAAAGAGCGAGTTGCAGCAGCTCTGGAGAACTCGTCCCTGCTGGAGGTGGTGAACCAGTGTTTGTCCACCAGAACCATCTGA